One genomic segment of Photobacterium sp. DA100 includes these proteins:
- a CDS encoding tail fiber protein, with the protein METYIGSIHTVGFNFAPKGSSFCQGQLLPINNNEAVFALLGTTFGGDGRTTLGLPDLQGRSPVGVGQGKGLSTIMWGQSYGSELTTLSLDNLPQHSHVAEFNPSGGGGSVEVSVMASKKAGDTSAKDNAVLANATEGMGLQTAYAANPADADLVSLGGVRVQGSGGGTVAVGNTGSNQAFGIRNPYLGLYHIISLVGVFPSRN; encoded by the coding sequence ATGGAAACCTATATAGGAAGTATTCATACCGTTGGGTTCAACTTTGCCCCGAAAGGCAGTTCATTTTGTCAAGGACAATTGCTGCCAATTAATAACAATGAGGCGGTTTTTGCCTTGCTTGGAACCACGTTTGGTGGGGATGGTAGAACAACACTTGGCTTACCTGATTTACAGGGGCGTTCTCCTGTGGGTGTAGGGCAAGGAAAAGGTTTGTCAACAATAATGTGGGGCCAGAGCTATGGCTCTGAACTTACGACGCTGAGTTTAGACAATCTTCCTCAACATTCACATGTGGCTGAGTTTAACCCGTCTGGCGGTGGCGGTAGCGTTGAGGTGTCAGTGATGGCCTCTAAAAAAGCGGGCGATACGTCTGCTAAAGATAATGCTGTTTTAGCGAATGCGACCGAAGGTATGGGTTTACAAACAGCCTATGCCGCAAACCCTGCTGATGCTGATCTTGTTTCTCTTGGTGGCGTGCGCGTGCAGGGGAGCGGTGGCGGAACGGTGGCAGTTGGAAACACAGGTTCAAACCAAGCATTTGGAATTCGAAACCCGTATTTGGGGCTGTACCACATCATTTCCCTAGTGGGGGTATTTCCATCGCGCAACTAA
- a CDS encoding Ig-like domain-containing protein encodes MTPSSAGNTAPIISGAPATSVNQDASYSFTPVASDLDNDDLTFSIDNQPSWASFNSASGQLSGTPTNDDVGTTSNIVIHVSDGVETDSLGPFSLEVVNVNDAPTISGTPATSVNQGASYSFTPVASDIDSDALTFGIDNLPAWASFNTASGQLSGTPSNDDVGTTANIVIRVSDGNETVSLAAFNLEVVNVNDAPVISGTPATSVNQDASYSFTPVASDIDNDALAFSIDNLPAWASFNTATGQLSGTPSNDDVGTTSNIVIHVSDGNESASLVAFNLEVVNVNDAPTISGTPATSVQQDASYSFTPVASDIDNDALTFGIDNLPVWASFNTASGVLSGTPSNDDVGTTSNIVITVSDGTETVSLVAFNLEVVNVNDVPTISGTPATSVQQDASYSFTPVASDIDNDDLTFSIDNLPSWASFNTASGLLSGTPSNDDVGTTANIVIHVSDGNESASLVAFNLEVVNVNDAPTISGTPATSVQQDASYSFTPVASDIDNDALTFGIDNLPVWASFNTASGVLSGTPSNDDVGTTSNIVIHVSDGNESASLVAFNLEVVNVNDAPTISGTPATSVQQDASYSFTPVASDIDNDALTFGIDNLPVWASFNTASGVLSGTPSNDDVGTTSNIVIHVSDGNETASLAAFNLEVVNVNDAPTISGTPATSVQQDASYSFTPVASDLDNDALTFGIDNQPAWASFNTATGLLSGTPSNDDVGTTSNIVIHVSDGNETASLAAFNLEVVNVNDAPTISGTPATSVQQDASYSFTPVASDLDNDALTFGIDNQPSWASFNTASGQLFGTPSNDDVGTTSNIVIHVSDGTETVSLAAFSLEVVNVNDAPTISGTPATSVNQDASYSFTPVASDIDNDDLTFSIDNLPVWASFNTGSGLLSGTPTNGDVGTTSNIVIHVSDGVETDSLGPFSLEVVNVNDAPTISGTPATSVQQDASYSFTPVASDIDNDDLTFSIDNLPAWASFNTATGQLSGTPSNDDVGTTSNIVIHVSDGIETDSLGPFSLEVVNVNDAPTISGTPATSVQQDASYSFTPVASDIDNDALTFGIDNLPVWASFNTASGLLSGTPTNDDVGTISNIVIHVSDGNETASLAAFNLEVVNVNDAPTISGIPATSVNQDASYSFTPVASDIDNDDLTFSIDNLPAWASFNTASGQLSGTPSNDDVGTTSNIVIHVSDGNETASLAAFNLEVVNVNDAPTISGTPATSVQQDASYSFTPVASDLDNDALTFGIDNQPAWASFNTATGLLSGTPSNDDVGTTSNIVIHVSDGNETASLAAFNLEVVNVNDAPTISGTPATSVNQDASYSFTPVASDLDNDALTFGIDNLPVWASFNTANGQLSGTPTNDDVGTTANIVIHVSDGTETVSLAAFSLEVVNVNDAPTISGAPATSVNQDASYSFTPVASDIDNDDLTFSIDNQPSWASFNTASGQLSGTPSNDDVGTTSNIVIHVSDGNETASLAAFNLEVVNVNDAPTISGTPATSVQQDASYSFTPVASDIDNDDLTFSIDNLPAWASFNTASGQLSGTPSNDDVGTTSNIVIHVSDGNETASLAAFNLEVVNVNDAPTISGTPATSVQQDASYSFTPVASDIDNDALTFGIDNLPVWASFNTASGVLSGTPSNDDVGTTSNIVIHVSDGNETASLAAFNLEVVNVNDAPTISGTPATSVQQDASYSFTPVASDLDNDALTFGIDNQPAWASFNTATGLLSGTPSNDDVGTTANIVITVSDGNETASLVAFNLEVVNVNDAPVSVDDIAETNEDESVLIDILSNDYDIDQNLVVSSVSIETAPEHGTAQFDTGTGKVTYQPENDFNGTDIFSYRVKDSDLSQSELATVTITVTPVNDAPVAAAFNEKTAEDNPLVLAVRIASSDSEEGTPAGDIEIVVHPEYGVATVVDSANIRYMPNDDYFGQDELTYRIYDEAGLASENAEIKILVGAINDRPVARDDEVTTFEDEPVDIAILSNDSDIEDGSGEAGFASSQITLIDQGSLHIGSVSVLADGKLRYVPDADANGTELISYSITDSDGYESLAATVTVTITPVNDSPVAIDNQAQLLEEGTLEINVLGNDYDVDEGDQLDVSSVEIVTMPQGGTVSVTPTGAIRYQAIENFFGDDLFSYQVKDLTGDVSNIAMVDLTVMPVNDVPIIVDDTITETYTEQNQFELDVLSNDVDVDGDELSIVAAQASVGTVTIENNKLNFVAPAGFTGNVEISYLVTDEHSELVSATVNLTIEGDVQLGTPVINEPDDVEVNATGLFTKVDLGIASAFDSVGNPLSVSLVDNRLYFPPGKNIAYWQTKDAQGNTAEASQRVMVHPLVSIEKDRVTAEGSRHQVKVHLNGASPSYPVVIPYTISGSVDNKDHDLEEGKVVIEDGVEGSITFSIAADGISEGDEELIITLDQSVNLGSKSVFHLLIKEDNIPPQLTATVSQSGQNRQLITNSADLVTIRTTVIDANVLDSHQYSWDTDEPLIINQSDNEEEFVFSPQSLLPGHYRISLTVMDNASVPALVKKDIYFEVVSQLASLGTEDSDGDLMPDSEEGFADSDDDGIPDYLDAINECNVLQERALESDSYLIEGNPGVCLRKGVSVAANASGGTQLFDDEVEQEFGSDTEATNIGGVFDFIAYGLPTPGQTYQVVFPQRLPIPANAVYRKYSEENGWFDFVIDSNNYLSSTAGEAGYCPPPGSELWVVGLKEGDWCVQLTIEDGGPNDDDGTVNGSIMDPGGVAAKASENVLPVAEPDIAIVGKNASVMIDVLANDSDVGGDTLSIVNASVNFGQAEIINGQLYYTAETGYLGEALIAYSITDSRGGTATATATVTVVNSQSPVAVADDAQAVTQETVLIDVLANDYDPDSDQLAILAASATNGKVVINSNQTLSYQSDAGFEGIDTISYQITDMFGLTSVANVKVTVRNVSSTYVKNSGGGSMGGVGIMMLMLLALCKWGASKSRSLIRMILLFMLPFSLQAQAGWYVEADIGMSKARDDLGSTQAEIINIEDDDLYWAVGAGYSITPDWDVTIRYIDQGKGAATLAGGLGLTDAEHQSVSRITPVLVQGFGIDTRYAFWRQHQVSLAGVVGAMFWQADIESLYQGKVITHDDDGVDPYLGLELSYAFTPQWLVSLAVNRYFIDANDVDSFSVKLKYQLPGF; translated from the coding sequence GTGACACCCTCGTCGGCAGGTAACACAGCACCAATCATTTCAGGGGCGCCGGCGACCTCGGTCAACCAGGACGCCAGCTACAGCTTCACGCCAGTGGCCAGTGATCTCGACAACGATGATCTGACTTTCAGTATCGACAACCAGCCTTCGTGGGCGAGCTTTAATAGCGCCAGTGGGCAGCTATCCGGCACGCCGACCAATGACGATGTCGGCACCACGTCGAACATCGTGATTCATGTCAGTGATGGGGTAGAGACGGATAGTCTTGGTCCATTCAGCCTAGAGGTGGTCAATGTCAATGATGCACCGACGATTTCGGGGACGCCGGCGACTTCGGTCAACCAGGGTGCCAGCTACAGCTTCACGCCAGTGGCCAGCGATATCGACAGCGATGCGCTGACCTTTGGTATCGACAATCTGCCGGCTTGGGCGAGCTTTAATACCGCCAGCGGGCAGCTATCCGGCACGCCGAGCAATGATGATGTCGGCACCACTGCGAACATCGTGATTCGTGTCAGCGACGGCAACGAGACCGTGAGTCTGGCCGCGTTCAACCTGGAAGTGGTGAACGTTAATGACGCACCTGTTATTTCGGGAACACCTGCAACTTCAGTCAACCAGGATGCCAGCTACAGCTTCACGCCAGTGGCCAGCGATATCGACAACGATGCACTGGCCTTCAGTATCGACAACCTGCCGGCGTGGGCGAGCTTCAATACCGCCACCGGACAGCTGAGCGGCACGCCGAGCAACGACGATGTCGGGACTACATCGAACATCGTGATTCATGTCAGCGATGGCAACGAGAGTGCGAGCCTTGTGGCGTTCAACCTGGAAGTGGTCAATGTCAATGATGCACCGACGATTTCGGGGACTCCGGCGACCAGCGTCCAGCAGGATGCCAGCTACAGCTTTACGCCAGTGGCCAGTGATATCGACAACGATGCGCTGACTTTCGGTATCGACAACTTGCCGGTCTGGGCGAGCTTCAATACCGCCAGCGGTGTGCTTTCCGGCACGCCGAGCAACGACGATGTCGGCACCACGTCGAACATCGTGATCACCGTGAGCGATGGCACCGAGACAGTGAGCCTTGTGGCGTTCAACCTGGAGGTCGTGAACGTCAATGACGTGCCGACGATATCGGGCACCCCGGCGACCAGCGTCCAGCAGGATGCCAGTTACAGCTTCACGCCAGTAGCCAGTGATATCGACAACGATGACTTGACCTTCAGCATTGATAATTTGCCGAGTTGGGCGAGCTTTAATACCGCCAGCGGTCTGCTTTCCGGTACGCCGAGCAACGACGATGTCGGCACCACGGCGAACATCGTGATTCATGTCAGCGATGGCAACGAGAGTGCGAGCCTTGTGGCGTTCAACCTGGAAGTGGTCAATGTCAATGATGCACCGACGATTTCGGGCACCCCGGCGACCAGCGTCCAGCAGGATGCCAGCTACAGCTTTACGCCAGTGGCCAGCGATATCGACAACGATGCGCTGACCTTCGGTATCGACAACCTGCCGGTCTGGGCGAGCTTCAATACCGCCAGCGGTGTGCTTTCCGGCACGCCGAGCAACGACGATGTCGGCACCACGTCGAACATCGTGATTCATGTCAGCGATGGCAACGAGAGTGCGAGCCTTGTGGCGTTCAACCTGGAAGTGGTCAATGTCAATGATGCACCGACGATTTCGGGCACCCCGGCGACCAGCGTCCAGCAGGATGCCAGCTACAGCTTTACGCCAGTGGCCAGCGATATCGACAACGATGCGCTGACCTTCGGTATCGACAACCTGCCGGTCTGGGCGAGCTTCAATACCGCCAGCGGTGTGCTTTCCGGCACGCCGAGCAACGACGATGTCGGCACCACGTCGAACATCGTGATTCATGTCAGTGATGGCAACGAGACCGCGAGTCTGGCGGCGTTCAATCTCGAGGTAGTCAATGTTAATGATGCACCGACGATATCGGGCACCCCGGCGACCAGCGTGCAGCAGGATGCCAGTTACAGCTTCACGCCAGTGGCCAGTGATCTCGACAACGACGCGCTGACCTTCGGTATCGACAACCAGCCGGCGTGGGCGAGCTTCAATACTGCCACCGGGCTGCTATCCGGCACGCCGAGCAACGACGATGTCGGGACTACATCGAACATCGTGATTCATGTCAGTGACGGCAACGAAACCGCGAGTCTGGCGGCGTTCAACCTGGAAGTCGTGAATGTTAACGATGCACCGACGATTTCGGGCACCCCGGCGACCAGCGTGCAGCAGGATGCCAGTTACAGCTTCACGCCAGTGGCCAGTGATCTCGACAACGACGCGCTGACCTTCGGTATTGACAACCAGCCATCGTGGGCGAGCTTCAATACCGCGAGCGGGCAGCTGTTCGGCACGCCGAGCAACGACGATGTCGGCACCACGTCGAATATCGTGATTCATGTCAGTGACGGCACGGAAACGGTCAGCTTGGCCGCGTTTAGCCTAGAAGTGGTCAACGTCAACGACGCGCCGACCATATCGGGGACTCCGGCGACTTCGGTCAACCAGGATGCCAGCTACAGCTTCACGCCAGTGGCCAGCGATATCGACAATGATGACCTGACCTTCAGCATTGATAATTTGCCGGTCTGGGCGAGCTTCAATACCGGCAGCGGTTTGCTCAGCGGTACGCCGACTAACGGCGATGTCGGGACTACATCGAACATCGTGATTCATGTCAGTGATGGAGTAGAGACGGATAGTCTTGGTCCATTCAGCCTAGAGGTGGTCAATGTCAATGATGCACCGACGATTTCGGGGACTCCGGCGACCAGCGTGCAGCAGGATGCCAGCTACAGCTTCACGCCAGTGGCCAGCGATATCGACAACGATGACTTGACCTTCAGCATTGATAATTTGCCGGCATGGGCGAGCTTCAATACCGCCACCGGACAGCTGAGCGGCACGCCGAGCAACGACGATGTCGGCACCACGTCGAACATCGTGATTCATGTCAGTGATGGGATAGAGACGGATAGTCTTGGTCCATTCAGCCTAGAGGTGGTGAATGTTAACGACGCGCCGACCATTTCGGGCACCCCGGCGACCAGCGTCCAGCAGGATGCGAGCTACAGCTTCACGCCGGTAGCCAGCGATATCGACAACGATGCGCTGACTTTCGGTATCGACAACCTGCCGGTCTGGGCGAGCTTCAATACCGCCAGCGGTCTGCTTTCCGGCACGCCAACCAATGATGATGTTGGGACTATATCGAATATCGTGATTCATGTCAGTGATGGCAACGAGACCGCGAGTCTGGCGGCGTTCAATCTCGAGGTAGTCAATGTTAATGATGCACCGACTATCAGCGGCATCCCGGCGACTTCGGTCAACCAGGATGCCAGCTACAGCTTCACGCCAGTAGCCAGTGATATCGACAACGATGACTTGACCTTCAGCATTGATAATCTGCCGGCGTGGGCGAGCTTCAATACCGCCAGCGGGCAGCTTTCCGGTACGCCGAGCAACGACGATGTCGGCACTACATCGAATATCGTGATTCATGTCAGTGATGGCAACGAGACCGCGAGTCTGGCGGCGTTCAATCTCGAGGTAGTCAATGTTAATGATGCACCGACGATATCGGGCACCCCGGCGACCAGCGTGCAGCAGGATGCCAGTTACAGCTTCACGCCAGTGGCCAGTGATCTCGACAACGACGCGCTGACCTTCGGTATCGACAACCAGCCAGCGTGGGCGAGCTTCAATACTGCTACCGGGCTGCTATCCGGCACGCCGAGCAACGACGATGTCGGCACCACGTCGAACATCGTGATTCATGTCAGTGACGGCAACGAAACCGCGAGTCTGGCGGCGTTCAACCTGGAAGTCGTGAATGTTAACGATGCACCGACGATTTCGGGGACGCCGGCGACTTCGGTCAACCAGGATGCCAGTTACAGCTTCACGCCGGTAGCCAGTGATCTCGACAACGATGCGCTGACCTTCGGTATCGACAACCTGCCGGTCTGGGCGAGTTTCAATACCGCCAACGGGCAGTTGAGCGGCACGCCGACCAACGACGATGTCGGCACCACGGCGAACATCGTGATTCATGTCAGTGACGGCACGGAAACGGTCAGCTTGGCCGCGTTTAGCCTAGAAGTGGTGAACGTCAACGACGCGCCGACCATATCGGGGGCTCCGGCGACCTCGGTCAACCAGGATGCCAGCTACAGCTTTACGCCAGTAGCCAGTGATATCGACAACGATGACTTGACCTTCAGTATCGACAACCAGCCTTCGTGGGCGAGCTTTAATACCGCCAGCGGGCAGCTTTCCGGTACGCCGAGCAACGACGATGTCGGCACTACATCGAATATCGTGATTCATGTCAGTGATGGCAACGAGACCGCGAGTCTGGCGGCGTTCAATCTCGAGGTAGTCAATGTTAATGATGCACCGACGATATCGGGCACCCCGGCGACCAGCGTGCAGCAGGATGCCAGTTACAGCTTCACGCCAGTGGCCAGCGATATCGACAACGATGACTTGACCTTCAGCATTGATAATCTGCCGGCGTGGGCGAGCTTCAATACCGCCAGCGGGCAGCTTTCCGGTACGCCGAGCAACGACGATGTCGGCACTACATCGAATATCGTGATTCATGTCAGTGATGGCAACGAGACCGCGAGTCTGGCGGCGTTCAACCTAGAAGTGGTGAACGTCAACGACGCGCCGACCATTTCGGGCACCCCGGCGACCAGCGTCCAGCAGGATGCCAGCTACAGCTTTACGCCAGTGGCCAGCGATATCGACAACGATGCGCTGACCTTCGGTATCGACAACCTGCCGGTCTGGGCGAGCTTCAATACCGCCAGCGGTGTGCTTTCCGGCACGCCGAGCAACGACGATGTCGGCACCACGTCGAACATCGTGATTCATGTCAGTGATGGCAACGAGACCGCGAGTCTGGCGGCGTTCAATCTCGAGGTAGTCAATGTTAATGATGCACCGACGATATCGGGCACCCCGGCGACCAGCGTGCAGCAGGATGCCAGTTACAGCTTCACGCCAGTGGCCAGTGATCTCGACAACGACGCGCTGACCTTCGGTATCGACAACCAGCCGGCGTGGGCGAGCTTCAATACTGCCACCGGGCTGCTATCCGGCACGCCGAGCAACGACGATGTCGGCACCACGGCGAACATCGTGATCACCGTGAGTGATGGTAACGAAACCGCGAGTCTGGTCGCGTTTAACCTGGAAGTGGTGAATGTCAATGACGCGCCGGTTTCTGTTGATGACATTGCGGAGACAAATGAAGATGAGTCAGTACTGATTGACATTCTGAGCAATGATTACGATATCGATCAGAACCTGGTGGTATCCAGCGTTAGCATAGAAACTGCCCCAGAACACGGTACTGCTCAGTTTGATACTGGAACAGGAAAAGTGACCTACCAGCCTGAAAATGATTTCAATGGTACCGATATCTTCTCCTACAGAGTCAAAGATAGCGATTTAAGTCAATCTGAACTGGCAACAGTCACCATAACAGTCACACCTGTTAATGATGCACCGGTCGCTGCTGCATTTAACGAAAAAACGGCAGAGGACAACCCTTTAGTTCTGGCGGTAAGAATTGCATCATCGGACTCTGAAGAGGGAACACCCGCAGGGGATATCGAAATAGTGGTTCATCCTGAGTACGGTGTAGCTACCGTAGTCGACAGCGCCAATATTCGTTATATGCCCAATGATGATTATTTTGGCCAAGATGAATTGACCTACCGCATCTACGATGAAGCAGGACTCGCATCGGAAAATGCAGAAATCAAGATTTTGGTAGGGGCAATTAACGACCGACCAGTTGCCAGAGATGATGAGGTAACGACATTTGAGGACGAGCCAGTTGATATCGCGATTTTGTCGAACGACAGTGATATTGAAGATGGCAGTGGCGAGGCTGGGTTTGCATCTTCGCAGATCACCCTCATTGACCAAGGCTCTTTGCATATAGGTTCAGTCTCAGTGCTCGCAGATGGAAAGCTAAGGTATGTCCCTGATGCGGATGCTAATGGCACTGAATTGATCTCGTACTCGATTACTGATAGCGATGGTTATGAGTCGTTAGCCGCAACGGTGACTGTTACGATTACTCCTGTAAACGATTCACCTGTTGCTATCGATAACCAAGCTCAATTGCTCGAAGAGGGCACGCTAGAGATTAACGTCTTGGGCAATGACTACGATGTCGACGAGGGTGATCAGCTAGACGTTTCATCGGTAGAAATTGTGACAATGCCACAAGGCGGGACGGTCAGTGTAACGCCGACCGGCGCAATACGTTACCAGGCCATTGAGAATTTCTTCGGTGATGACTTATTTAGTTATCAGGTCAAGGACTTGACTGGTGACGTGTCTAACATTGCCATGGTGGACCTGACCGTTATGCCGGTCAATGATGTGCCGATTATCGTTGACGACACCATCACGGAAACATATACGGAGCAAAATCAGTTTGAACTCGATGTGCTAAGCAATGATGTCGATGTGGATGGTGACGAATTGAGCATTGTTGCGGCCCAGGCCAGCGTGGGAACAGTAACAATCGAGAATAACAAGCTTAATTTTGTTGCACCCGCAGGCTTTACCGGCAATGTTGAAATCAGCTATTTGGTTACTGATGAACACAGTGAGTTAGTCAGTGCGACGGTCAATTTAACCATTGAAGGAGATGTTCAGTTAGGAACACCTGTTATCAATGAACCCGATGACGTTGAGGTCAACGCAACAGGACTCTTTACTAAAGTTGATCTCGGTATTGCCTCAGCATTTGATTCTGTGGGTAACCCGCTGAGTGTTTCTTTGGTCGATAATCGGCTTTACTTCCCTCCTGGTAAGAATATTGCTTATTGGCAAACCAAAGATGCCCAAGGAAATACTGCGGAGGCAAGCCAGCGAGTCATGGTACACCCGTTAGTGTCTATCGAAAAAGATCGAGTGACAGCGGAAGGAAGTCGTCACCAGGTTAAGGTTCACTTAAATGGGGCCTCTCCGAGCTACCCTGTTGTCATCCCTTACACCATATCGGGAAGTGTGGATAACAAAGACCACGATCTAGAAGAAGGCAAAGTTGTTATTGAAGACGGTGTGGAAGGTTCGATCACGTTTTCGATAGCTGCTGATGGTATCAGTGAAGGCGATGAAGAGTTGATTATCACCTTGGATCAAAGCGTGAATCTTGGTAGCAAGTCAGTGTTCCACCTGCTTATCAAAGAGGACAATATTCCACCTCAGCTAACAGCTACTGTGAGTCAGTCTGGTCAAAATCGTCAGTTGATCACCAACAGTGCCGATTTGGTCACAATCAGAACTACGGTTATTGACGCAAATGTTTTGGATAGCCACCAATATAGCTGGGATACGGATGAGCCTTTGATCATTAACCAAAGTGATAATGAAGAGGAGTTTGTGTTTTCCCCCCAGTCGCTTTTGCCAGGGCATTATCGAATCAGCTTGACGGTGATGGATAATGCTTCTGTTCCGGCATTGGTGAAAAAGGACATTTATTTCGAGGTGGTCTCGCAATTGGCTTCGCTTGGCACTGAGGATAGTGATGGTGATTTGATGCCTGATAGCGAAGAGGGCTTTGCCGACAGCGATGATGATGGTATCCCTGATTACCTTGATGCAATCAATGAATGTAATGTCCTCCAAGAGCGTGCTCTCGAGTCGGATAGCTACCTGATCGAAGGGAACCCAGGGGTCTGCTTGCGTAAAGGTGTGAGTGTTGCCGCGAATGCATCGGGAGGAACGCAGTTATTTGATGACGAGGTTGAGCAGGAATTTGGAAGCGATACGGAAGCAACCAATATCGGTGGGGTGTTCGATTTCATCGCTTACGGACTACCGACGCCAGGTCAAACTTATCAGGTGGTCTTTCCTCAGCGTCTTCCTATTCCGGCCAATGCTGTTTACCGAAAATACTCGGAGGAGAATGGGTGGTTTGATTTTGTCATAGACAGTAATAACTACTTGTCGTCAACCGCGGGTGAGGCAGGGTATTGCCCGCCGCCAGGAAGTGAACTTTGGGTTGTTGGCCTTAAAGAGGGAGATTGGTGTGTTCAGCTCACGATAGAAGATGGTGGCCCGAATGATGATGATGGTACGGTAAACGGTAGCATTATGGATCCGGGCGGTGTAGCGGCAAAAGCCAGTGAAAACGTGCTTCCCGTCGCTGAGCCTGATATCGCGATAGTGGGTAAGAATGCTTCTGTCATGATTGATGTGTTAGCAAATGACAGTGACGTAGGCGGGGATACCCTCAGTATTGTCAATGCGTCGGTTAACTTCGGCCAGGCTGAGATCATTAATGGTCAACTCTATTATACGGCTGAAACGGGCTACCTCGGTGAGGCGTTGATTGCCTACAGTATTACAGATAGTCGAGGAGGGACTGCCACTGCGACGGCTACCGTCACGGTTGTTAACAGCCAGTCGCCGGTTGCGGTGGCAGATGATGCACAAGCCGTCACTCAGGAAACGGTGCTTATCGATGTTCTGGCAAATGACTACGATCCTGATAGCGATCAATTAGCAATACTCGCTGCTAGTGCGACGAATGGTAAGGTTGTGATTAATAGCAATCAAACCTTGAGTTATCAATCTGATGCTGGGTTTGAAGGGATAGATACCATCAGCTATCAAATTACAGATATGTTTGGTTTGACGTCGGTAGCTAACGTCAAGGTCACTGTCCGTAATGTCAGTTCAACCTACGTGAAAAACTCAGGAGGAGGCAGCATGGGCGGAGTAGGGATAATGATGCTGATGTTGTTAGCGCTTTGTAAGTGGGGGGCTTCCAAAAGCCGTTCATTGATACGCATGATACTGTTGTTTATGCTGCCTTTCAGTTTACAGGCTCAGGCTGGTTGGTATGTAGAGGCGGATATCGGCATGAGTAAAGCTCGAGATGATTTGGGTTCGACCCAAGCAGAGATCATCAATATCGAGGATGATGATCTTTACTGGGCTGTTGGGGCAGGTTATTCGATCACGCCTGATTGGGATGTAACGATTAGGTATATTGATCAGGGCAAAGGAGCGGCGACCTTAGCCGGAGGGCTTGGTCTGACAGACGCTGAGCATCAATCTGTATCTCGAATAACGCCTGTACTGGTGCAAGGTTTTGGTATCGATACACGATATGCATTCTGGCGGCAACATCAAGTATCACTTGCCGGAGTAGTGGGAGCCATGTTTTGGCAGGCAGATATAGAGAGCCTATATCAAGGAAAGGTAATTACCCATGATGACGACGGTGTGGATCCTTATTTAGGCTTAGAATTGAGTTATGCTTTCACTCCGCAGTGGCTAGTTAGCTTGGCTGTTAACCGTTACTTTATCGATGCCAATGACGTAGATTCGTTCAGTGTTAAGCTGAAGTACCAACTTCCCGGTTTCTGA